Proteins encoded together in one Altererythrobacter epoxidivorans window:
- a CDS encoding prephenate/arogenate dehydrogenase family protein — protein MTIQRVAIIGLGLLGSSIARAVSQFIPEIATHGFDADAAVRERAEKLGLVGTMHETASGAVAEADLVILCVPVGAMASAAREIADALPDGAIVSDVGSSKQSVLDDLSAALPGRTIIPAHPVAGTEQSGPDAGFASLFGNRWCILTPPKDADEAAVAALSDFWTRLGARIEIMDPEHHDLVLAVTSHIPHLIAYTIVGTASDLEDVTRGEVIKYSAGGFRDFTRIAASDPTMWRDVFLHNKTAVLEMLGRFTEDLTALQRAIRSGDGETLHELFSRTRAIRRGIIEEGQDDAAPDFGRKDHGSAG, from the coding sequence ATGACCATCCAACGCGTTGCCATCATCGGCCTGGGCCTGCTCGGCAGTTCGATAGCGCGCGCCGTTTCCCAGTTCATTCCCGAGATTGCCACCCACGGCTTCGACGCCGATGCCGCAGTTCGCGAACGCGCTGAAAAGCTGGGCCTGGTGGGCACGATGCACGAGACCGCTTCGGGAGCCGTGGCAGAAGCCGACTTGGTCATCTTGTGCGTGCCGGTGGGCGCGATGGCGAGTGCCGCACGCGAAATTGCCGATGCTCTGCCCGATGGCGCCATCGTCAGCGACGTCGGTTCCTCGAAGCAGAGCGTCCTCGACGATCTGTCGGCAGCACTGCCCGGTCGAACGATCATTCCCGCGCACCCTGTCGCCGGGACCGAGCAGAGCGGCCCCGACGCCGGTTTCGCAAGCCTGTTCGGAAACCGCTGGTGTATCCTGACCCCGCCCAAGGATGCCGACGAAGCAGCGGTCGCGGCGTTATCCGATTTCTGGACGCGCCTTGGCGCGCGCATAGAAATCATGGACCCCGAACACCACGATCTGGTGCTCGCCGTGACCAGCCACATTCCGCACCTCATCGCCTATACGATCGTCGGCACGGCCAGCGATCTGGAAGATGTGACGCGCGGCGAGGTGATCAAGTATTCGGCAGGCGGCTTCCGCGACTTTACCCGGATCGCCGCATCCGACCCGACCATGTGGCGCGATGTGTTCCTGCACAACAAGACCGCCGTGCTCGAGATGCTGGGGCGCTTCACCGAGGATCTGACCGCCCTGCAACGGGCCATCCGTTCAGGCGACGGCGAAACGCTGCACGAACTCTTCAGCAGGACACGGGCTATCCGCCGCGGCATCATCGAGGAAGGTCAGGACGATGCAGCGCCCGACTTTGGCCGCAAGGACCATGGCTCTGCCGGCTGA
- a CDS encoding CPBP family intramembrane glutamic endopeptidase, with translation MLVAFTAAWPLGHWLGGKGYAAYGLHGLRRIVPVALALMTMAFMAKAASLWMTGGVGEFDPRLALPGIMLALITTLVPSVTEDILTRGFLFRVFPVKLGPALFIVSSALLYTVNHLWRFDWGITEQIRLFCLGLAYAAACWRWQNLWAAVALHWGWNLAIVFYDQLFQLPDVGQDLSRLATAGVHLLIFALMLFVPQRQPAEPWSLRPKSGAASS, from the coding sequence ATGCTGGTGGCATTCACTGCTGCGTGGCCGCTCGGGCATTGGTTGGGCGGCAAGGGATATGCCGCCTATGGCCTTCATGGATTGAGACGCATCGTCCCGGTCGCGTTGGCACTCATGACGATGGCGTTCATGGCGAAGGCGGCAAGCCTCTGGATGACGGGAGGTGTCGGCGAATTCGATCCTCGCCTTGCCCTGCCTGGCATCATGCTCGCGCTAATTACGACGCTTGTGCCATCGGTGACGGAGGACATCCTGACGCGCGGATTCCTGTTCCGAGTTTTTCCGGTAAAGCTGGGGCCGGCCCTGTTCATTGTGTCGAGTGCGCTGCTTTACACGGTGAACCACCTTTGGCGATTCGATTGGGGTATCACCGAGCAAATCCGGCTATTCTGCCTTGGACTGGCCTATGCTGCGGCCTGCTGGCGCTGGCAAAACCTCTGGGCGGCGGTGGCACTACATTGGGGCTGGAACCTGGCGATCGTGTTCTATGACCAGTTATTCCAACTGCCCGACGTTGGTCAGGATCTGTCGAGGCTGGCAACAGCAGGGGTGCACCTGCTGATCTTCGCGCTCATGCTGTTTGTTCCGCAACGTCAGCCGGCAGAGCCATGGTCCTTGCGGCCAAAGTCGGGCGCTGCATCGTCCTGA
- a CDS encoding lysophospholipid acyltransferase family protein → MAVIRSLLFYPLFYGISIVLVAIAGLSIPFGRDALRTAVGWWSGWHRWCVVNLLGAKVRIEGEIPQGAYLFVIKHESFFEAIDAPTLLPFPSVFAKRELFNIPVWGKSAVVYGLIPVSRDEGARALRKMLSSARERIDEGRPLVIFAEGTRVPHGQRPALQAGFAGIYKLLGLPVVPVAIDSGPLYHRLWKRSGTITYKFGEIIPPGLPREEAEQRVHTAMNALNEDPAIG, encoded by the coding sequence ATGGCAGTTATTCGCAGCCTCCTGTTTTACCCCCTTTTCTATGGGATCAGCATCGTGCTCGTCGCGATTGCCGGTCTTTCGATACCCTTCGGCCGCGACGCGCTGCGCACAGCTGTCGGCTGGTGGAGCGGCTGGCACCGCTGGTGCGTGGTCAACCTGCTGGGCGCAAAGGTCAGGATCGAAGGCGAAATACCGCAGGGCGCCTATCTCTTCGTCATCAAGCACGAGAGTTTCTTCGAAGCCATCGATGCGCCGACCTTGCTCCCCTTTCCATCGGTCTTTGCGAAGCGCGAATTGTTCAACATTCCCGTCTGGGGAAAATCGGCGGTGGTTTACGGCCTAATCCCGGTCTCGCGCGACGAAGGCGCACGGGCCTTGCGCAAGATGCTGTCGAGCGCACGTGAACGGATTGATGAAGGGCGCCCGCTGGTGATTTTCGCCGAGGGCACCCGCGTCCCGCATGGTCAAAGGCCCGCCCTGCAGGCAGGATTTGCCGGGATATACAAACTGCTGGGCCTGCCCGTCGTGCCGGTCGCGATCGACAGTGGCCCGCTCTACCACCGCCTGTGGAAGCGGAGCGGCACGATCACATACAAGTTCGGCGAGATCATTCCGCCCGGCCTTCCCCGTGAAGAAGCTGAGCAACGCGTCCACACAGCGATGAACGCCCTCAACGAGGATCCTGCCATTGGCTAG
- a CDS encoding YdcF family protein: MIRRILAAILLIWAIGFLWFASALPQPAGDQQTDAVIVPTGGAGRIPRGLEILDRRLADEMLVTGVDREVKPDEFAAEFDVSPDQMECCVSLGFAAVDTRSNAAETAQWVEENEVGSLRLVTTDWHMRRAASELDRVLPSDVEVVRDAVPSEPSIGSLFLEYHKLLASVLAGLIGL, translated from the coding sequence ATGATTCGCCGTATCCTGGCCGCGATATTGCTCATCTGGGCGATCGGTTTCCTGTGGTTCGCCTCCGCGCTTCCGCAACCGGCTGGAGACCAGCAGACCGATGCCGTCATCGTGCCGACCGGCGGTGCGGGGCGTATTCCGCGTGGACTCGAAATTCTCGACCGCAGGCTGGCAGACGAGATGCTTGTCACCGGTGTCGACCGCGAGGTGAAGCCGGACGAGTTCGCCGCCGAATTCGATGTGTCGCCTGACCAGATGGAATGCTGTGTCTCGCTGGGTTTCGCAGCCGTCGATACGCGCAGCAATGCGGCGGAAACCGCGCAATGGGTGGAAGAGAACGAAGTCGGCTCGCTGCGACTTGTTACCACCGACTGGCACATGCGGCGTGCCGCGAGCGAACTCGATCGCGTCCTGCCTTCCGATGTCGAGGTGGTGCGTGACGCGGTCCCGTCGGAACCGAGCATCGGATCGCTTTTCCTCGAATATCACAAGCTGCTGGCCAGCGTGCTGGCTGGCCTGATCGGTCTTTGA
- a CDS encoding cell division protein FtsX, whose translation MKKPPLVGRSLVRGLVPFAGERAASLIPQSRMSGPVPWVLAIMITLTVIAVAGGLALGNLANRAKGDLSGALTVQIVEANAERRAELAQRAGAVLAGDPAVQSYRIVPQAELDELLEPWLGTGDVGEAVPIPALIDVQLGRNADEAELIRLQSLFDEQVPGARVDAQSDWLRPVYSALSAMQYLALALVLLLALTSVAAVWLATRSAFSSHRDTVETVHQLGGTDRQIARVFQRSVGFDAVLGGAVGLALGVAVVWFLGQQFAALDSGMVAGGGLRNIDWFIIAAIPVGGIALSVLTARYTVLRALRRML comes from the coding sequence ATGAAGAAGCCACCGCTGGTCGGGCGCTCGCTTGTGCGCGGTCTCGTTCCCTTTGCCGGAGAACGGGCAGCCTCGCTCATCCCGCAATCGCGGATGTCCGGGCCGGTGCCCTGGGTGCTCGCCATCATGATCACGCTCACCGTCATTGCAGTTGCAGGCGGACTGGCCCTGGGAAATCTCGCCAATCGCGCGAAGGGCGATCTTTCAGGCGCGCTCACCGTGCAAATCGTCGAAGCCAATGCAGAACGCCGGGCAGAGCTGGCGCAGCGTGCCGGAGCGGTGCTCGCCGGCGATCCGGCAGTGCAATCCTATCGCATTGTGCCGCAAGCGGAGCTGGACGAATTGCTCGAACCCTGGCTTGGAACCGGCGACGTTGGCGAAGCCGTGCCGATCCCTGCCCTGATCGATGTCCAACTGGGCCGCAACGCGGACGAGGCAGAGTTGATCCGGTTGCAGAGCCTGTTCGATGAACAGGTGCCGGGCGCGCGCGTCGATGCCCAGTCCGACTGGCTGCGACCCGTCTATTCGGCGCTCTCTGCAATGCAGTACCTCGCCCTCGCATTGGTCCTTTTGCTCGCGCTCACGAGCGTGGCTGCGGTCTGGCTTGCGACCCGCAGCGCATTCTCCAGCCACCGCGACACGGTGGAAACCGTCCATCAACTGGGCGGAACGGATCGCCAGATCGCCCGCGTGTTCCAGCGTTCCGTCGGGTTCGACGCCGTGCTGGGCGGTGCTGTCGGACTGGCACTCGGCGTTGCCGTGGTGTGGTTTCTCGGCCAGCAATTCGCCGCACTCGATTCAGGAATGGTCGCTGGAGGCGGGCTTCGCAACATCGACTGGTTTATCATCGCCGCAATTCCTGTAGGGGGCATCGCATTGTCCGTGCTTACGGCACGCTACACTGTCTTGAGGGCGCTGAGGCGCATGTTATGA
- the ftsE gene encoding cell division ATP-binding protein FtsE, translating into MSERQGDIVTFDNVGLRYGTEPEVLRNLSFTLYPGSFYFLTGASGAGKTSLLKLLYLAQRPSRGAIRMFGKDIITMPRDQLPLFRRRLGVVFQDFRLIDHLSAFDNVALPLRVAGVREADLRKPVEDMLEWVGLSHRSHAVPSTLSGGEQQRVAIARAVIARPELLVADEPTGNVDPDMALKLLRLFEALNRLGTTVVVATHDVHLIKKVSNSLIMRLDKGRLFDPTGALRYPPRPGGTPSAQRAQDGVQP; encoded by the coding sequence ATGAGCGAACGCCAGGGCGACATCGTGACCTTCGACAATGTCGGGCTGCGCTATGGCACCGAGCCAGAGGTGCTGCGCAACCTCTCCTTCACGCTTTATCCGGGCAGCTTCTACTTCCTGACGGGTGCGAGCGGTGCGGGGAAGACAAGCCTGCTGAAGCTGCTTTATCTCGCGCAGCGGCCTTCGCGTGGGGCGATCCGCATGTTCGGCAAGGACATCATCACCATGCCGCGCGACCAGCTCCCGCTGTTCCGCAGGCGGCTCGGCGTCGTGTTCCAGGACTTCCGTCTGATCGACCACCTGTCCGCTTTCGACAATGTCGCGTTGCCGCTGCGCGTTGCGGGCGTGCGCGAGGCCGATCTGCGCAAGCCGGTCGAGGACATGCTCGAATGGGTTGGCCTGTCGCATCGTTCGCACGCTGTGCCCTCGACCTTGTCGGGCGGTGAACAGCAACGTGTCGCCATTGCCCGCGCCGTGATCGCGCGGCCGGAACTGCTGGTGGCCGACGAACCGACCGGAAACGTCGATCCCGACATGGCGCTGAAGCTGTTGCGCCTGTTCGAGGCGCTCAATCGTCTGGGCACAACGGTGGTGGTCGCAACCCACGACGTGCACCTGATCAAGAAAGTGTCCAATTCGCTGATCATGCGCCTCGACAAGGGGCGCCTGTTCGATCCAACCGGCGCCTTGCGTTATCCGCCGCGCCCCGGAGGCACGCCTTCGGCGCAGCGGGCGCAGGACGGGGTGCAGCCATGA
- a CDS encoding MJ0042-type zinc finger domain-containing protein, whose amino-acid sequence MIIACPACKTRYVVPDAAIGIEGRTVRCAKCKHSWYQDGPEVTRPAETPAAAETPAAGPAPETAAPQAASEADAPVARETVADGENAPRPGVSHWRTSDRRPESELEAPSPPPVAEPEVEPAPPVVEVERETFDHDTDNEVSQFDYQPPFRARRNPLKLWTAAAAVFALLSVGTIVAVNMFGMPSWMPIERPIFAMAEPDLQLDFPPDQQDRRTLANGTEYFGASGTVTNVGRDTATVPSILIVLRDERDRIVYNWEVVPPKSQLAPGETLSIREAVTDVPRSAKFAEIGWKPS is encoded by the coding sequence ATGATTATAGCCTGTCCCGCCTGCAAGACCCGCTACGTTGTGCCCGATGCCGCGATCGGCATTGAAGGGCGTACGGTGCGCTGCGCGAAGTGCAAGCATAGCTGGTATCAGGACGGGCCAGAGGTGACCCGGCCTGCCGAGACACCTGCTGCGGCAGAAACACCGGCAGCAGGCCCGGCCCCAGAAACGGCTGCACCGCAAGCGGCAAGCGAAGCTGACGCACCTGTTGCCAGGGAAACCGTGGCCGATGGCGAGAATGCGCCGCGTCCCGGCGTCAGCCATTGGCGCACATCGGACCGCCGGCCCGAAAGCGAGCTAGAAGCTCCGTCACCTCCGCCCGTCGCAGAACCCGAGGTCGAACCGGCTCCGCCCGTGGTCGAGGTCGAGCGTGAAACCTTCGATCACGACACCGATAACGAAGTTTCACAGTTCGACTATCAGCCGCCTTTCCGTGCCCGCCGCAATCCGCTGAAACTGTGGACCGCAGCTGCCGCCGTATTCGCCTTGCTGTCCGTCGGCACCATCGTTGCGGTCAACATGTTCGGCATGCCTTCGTGGATGCCGATCGAGCGCCCGATCTTCGCCATGGCAGAGCCGGACCTCCAGCTCGATTTCCCGCCTGACCAGCAGGATCGCCGCACGCTGGCCAACGGCACCGAATATTTCGGAGCTAGCGGCACCGTCACGAATGTCGGCCGTGACACGGCGACCGTTCCGTCGATCCTGATCGTGCTGCGCGACGAACGCGACCGCATCGTCTACAATTGGGAAGTGGTCCCACCCAAGTCGCAGCTGGCCCCCGGGGAAACGCTCTCGATCCGCGAAGCGGTGACCGATGTGCCGCGCAGTGCCAAGTTCGCAGAGATCGGCTGGAAGCCTAGCTGA
- the putA gene encoding trifunctional transcriptional regulator/proline dehydrogenase/L-glutamate gamma-semialdehyde dehydrogenase, which translates to MPAPFSEFAPPIAVQSPMRQRITAAYRKPEADCIADLLPYARVDDETGQRISATAIALVEKLRAKGQRGGVEKLVKEYSLSSREGVALMCLAEALLRIPDNATRDALIRDKISDGDWSSHLGDGRSIFVNAATWGLVVTGKLVTPVRERSLGKDLTKLIGRFGEPVIRSAVNMAMEMMGEQFVLGETIDEALRRARKQEEKGFGYSYDMLGEAAMTMADAERYYADYESAIHAIGAGAKGRGVYGGPGISIKLSALHPRYQRAQAGRVTGELIPRVRELAKLAKGYDIGFNIDAEEADRLELSLDILEALALDPELSGWQGLGFVVQAYGRRCPYVIDWIVDLARRSGHRIMVRLVKGAYWDSEIKRAQVEGLEDFPVFTRKVHTDVSYIACAHKLLAARDHVFPQFATHNAQTVATIYHLAGTDFAVGDYEFQCLHGMGEPLFEEVVGAGKHDRPCRIYAPVGSHETLLAYLVRRLLENGANSSFVNQIWDENIPPEVLVADPVSHAETIDPVGSPHPIIDLPRALFPDRKNSRGLDLSNENVLAELSVKLAESAQRKWQASPMITGAKREGLGTPVLNPADHSDVVGAVNFATEDDVKLALDAAQKAAAGWASTPVAERSACLEKAADILEDRMEALLGLIMREAGKSLPNAIAEVREAVDFLRYYAQQACDTLAQDAGSLGPVVCISPWNFPLAIFTGEVAAALAAGNPVLAKPAEETPLIASQAVEILHEAGIPADVLQFVPGGGAIGAALVAAPETCGVLFTGSTEVAKLIQAQLAGRTLPDGRPVPLIAETGGQNAMIVDSSALPEQVARDVIASAFDSAGQRCSALRILCLQEDIADEFLIMLRGAMAELVIGKTDFLRTDIGPVITAEAQQVIEDHVEHMQSLGCRVERLPLSADTAKGTFVSPTIVEIDNIGQLGREVFGPVLHVLRYRRKDLTNVMNQIGATGYGLTFGIHSRIDETIADITARAPAGNIYVNRNVIGAIVGVQPFGGRRLSGTGPKAGGPLYLHRLVEKAPQRMPFATGQETTGTLGIFARWLRQSGATEIADWAERTAENGPLLLNMQQLPGPVGERNLYGVERRGRVLCMAETRAGLLAQIATLLATGNQTVIEAGSEDSDIIDQLPEEIARLVERQEDMPQGEHPAHVLIERGQRDISAILSEIAKWDGPIPIVQIGTGAESYRMDWMLEELSVSTDTTAAGGNASLMSMA; encoded by the coding sequence ATGCCTGCACCCTTTTCCGAATTCGCCCCGCCGATTGCCGTGCAGTCGCCAATGCGACAGCGGATCACGGCTGCCTATCGCAAGCCCGAGGCGGACTGCATCGCCGACCTGCTGCCCTATGCGCGGGTCGATGACGAAACAGGGCAGCGCATTTCTGCCACAGCCATCGCGCTGGTAGAGAAGCTGCGTGCCAAGGGGCAGCGCGGCGGCGTCGAAAAGCTGGTGAAGGAGTATTCGCTGTCGAGCCGCGAAGGCGTGGCGCTGATGTGCCTTGCCGAAGCCCTGCTGCGGATCCCCGACAATGCAACCCGCGATGCGCTGATCCGCGACAAGATTTCCGATGGCGACTGGAGCTCGCACCTTGGCGACGGGCGTTCGATCTTCGTGAACGCCGCCACCTGGGGCCTGGTCGTCACGGGCAAGCTGGTGACCCCGGTTCGGGAACGCAGCCTGGGCAAGGACCTGACCAAGCTGATCGGCCGCTTCGGGGAGCCGGTGATCCGCAGCGCGGTGAACATGGCGATGGAAATGATGGGCGAGCAGTTCGTGCTCGGAGAAACCATCGACGAAGCTCTGCGCCGGGCGCGCAAGCAGGAAGAAAAGGGCTTCGGCTACAGCTACGACATGCTCGGCGAAGCGGCGATGACGATGGCCGATGCCGAACGGTATTACGCCGACTACGAAAGCGCGATCCACGCGATCGGTGCAGGGGCGAAGGGGCGCGGAGTCTATGGCGGCCCCGGCATTTCGATCAAGTTGTCGGCGCTTCACCCGCGTTACCAGCGGGCACAGGCCGGCCGCGTTACCGGAGAATTGATCCCGCGGGTGCGCGAGCTCGCCAAGCTGGCGAAGGGTTACGACATCGGGTTCAACATCGATGCCGAAGAAGCCGACAGGCTGGAACTTTCGCTCGACATACTCGAAGCGCTTGCTCTCGATCCCGAGCTGTCCGGTTGGCAGGGGCTGGGCTTCGTCGTGCAGGCCTATGGCCGACGCTGCCCCTATGTGATCGACTGGATTGTCGACCTGGCCCGGCGTTCGGGTCACCGTATCATGGTCCGGCTGGTCAAGGGCGCGTACTGGGACAGCGAGATCAAGCGCGCCCAGGTAGAGGGGCTGGAAGACTTCCCGGTCTTCACCCGCAAAGTGCACACAGACGTCAGCTATATCGCCTGCGCGCACAAGCTGCTCGCGGCGCGCGATCACGTTTTCCCGCAATTCGCGACGCATAACGCACAGACGGTGGCGACGATTTATCACCTGGCCGGTACCGATTTCGCAGTCGGCGATTACGAGTTCCAATGCCTCCACGGCATGGGCGAACCTCTGTTCGAAGAGGTCGTCGGTGCGGGCAAGCACGATAGACCCTGCCGGATTTACGCGCCGGTCGGCTCTCACGAGACTCTGCTCGCCTATCTCGTTCGGCGCCTGCTCGAAAACGGCGCCAATTCGTCTTTCGTGAACCAGATCTGGGACGAGAACATTCCGCCAGAGGTACTGGTCGCTGACCCGGTATCGCACGCAGAAACGATCGATCCGGTCGGGTCTCCGCATCCGATCATCGATCTGCCCCGGGCGCTTTTCCCGGACCGCAAGAATTCGCGCGGACTCGATCTCAGCAATGAGAACGTGCTCGCCGAACTCTCGGTGAAACTCGCCGAAAGCGCGCAGCGCAAATGGCAGGCAAGTCCGATGATTACAGGCGCGAAACGAGAAGGGCTGGGCACTCCGGTGCTGAACCCTGCCGATCATTCCGACGTCGTCGGCGCAGTGAATTTTGCGACCGAAGACGATGTGAAGCTCGCGCTCGATGCGGCGCAAAAAGCTGCAGCCGGATGGGCCTCGACCCCGGTTGCCGAACGTTCGGCGTGCCTGGAAAAGGCTGCCGACATCCTGGAAGACCGGATGGAAGCGCTGCTCGGCCTGATTATGCGAGAAGCGGGCAAATCCTTGCCCAACGCTATCGCGGAGGTGCGCGAAGCAGTCGATTTCCTGCGCTATTACGCCCAGCAGGCGTGCGACACGCTGGCGCAGGATGCCGGATCACTCGGCCCTGTCGTCTGTATCAGCCCGTGGAATTTCCCGCTGGCGATTTTTACAGGCGAGGTTGCGGCCGCTCTGGCTGCCGGCAATCCCGTACTTGCCAAACCGGCGGAGGAAACCCCGCTCATTGCTTCGCAGGCAGTCGAAATCCTGCACGAGGCAGGCATTCCTGCAGATGTGCTGCAATTCGTGCCGGGTGGCGGTGCGATCGGTGCCGCGCTTGTGGCTGCGCCCGAAACATGCGGAGTGCTTTTCACCGGCTCGACAGAAGTCGCGAAGCTGATCCAGGCACAGCTGGCCGGCCGAACCTTGCCCGATGGCAGGCCTGTTCCCCTGATCGCGGAAACGGGCGGCCAGAACGCGATGATCGTTGATTCATCGGCCCTGCCCGAACAGGTCGCCCGGGACGTTATCGCCAGCGCCTTCGACAGTGCCGGGCAGCGTTGTTCGGCCCTGCGCATCCTGTGCCTTCAGGAGGACATCGCTGACGAATTCCTGATCATGTTGCGCGGTGCGATGGCCGAGCTTGTAATCGGCAAGACAGATTTCCTGCGCACCGACATCGGACCCGTCATCACGGCAGAAGCACAGCAGGTGATCGAGGATCATGTCGAGCACATGCAGTCGCTGGGTTGCCGGGTAGAGCGCCTGCCACTGAGCGCAGATACCGCGAAGGGAACCTTCGTCTCGCCCACTATCGTCGAGATCGACAATATCGGACAGCTTGGGCGCGAAGTTTTCGGCCCGGTGCTTCATGTCCTTCGCTACCGCCGGAAGGACCTGACCAATGTCATGAACCAGATTGGAGCGACCGGGTATGGACTGACGTTCGGCATTCATAGCCGGATCGACGAGACGATCGCCGACATCACTGCACGCGCACCTGCCGGCAACATCTACGTCAACCGCAACGTCATCGGCGCCATCGTTGGAGTGCAGCCTTTCGGCGGGCGCCGCCTTTCGGGCACGGGGCCCAAAGCAGGCGGGCCGCTCTACCTCCATCGCCTGGTGGAAAAGGCACCGCAGCGCATGCCATTCGCGACCGGTCAGGAAACGACCGGCACGCTCGGCATCTTCGCCCGGTGGTTACGGCAAAGCGGCGCAACCGAGATCGCCGACTGGGCGGAACGGACGGCCGAGAACGGTCCCCTGTTGCTCAACATGCAGCAGCTTCCCGGGCCGGTCGGTGAGCGCAACCTCTATGGGGTCGAGCGTCGCGGCCGCGTGCTGTGCATGGCCGAAACCCGTGCGGGATTGCTGGCGCAGATTGCCACGCTTTTGGCAACCGGCAACCAGACGGTGATCGAGGCGGGATCCGAAGACAGCGATATCATCGACCAGCTTCCCGAGGAGATCGCCCGTCTTGTCGAGCGGCAGGAAGATATGCCTCAGGGCGAGCATCCGGCTCATGTGCTGATCGAGCGGGGACAGCGCGATATCAGTGCCATCCTTTCCGAGATCGCGAAATGGGACGGGCCCATTCCCATCGTGCAGATCGGAACCGGTGCAGAAAGCTATCGCATGGACTGGATGCTCGAAGAACTTTCCGTCTCGACAGACACGACGGCTGCCGGTGGCAATGCCAGCCTGATGTCCATGGCATAG
- a CDS encoding Lrp/AsnC family transcriptional regulator — MLEELRVDGRLSVTELANRVGLSKTPCQSRLKRLMEKGYIRGFRAIVDQGKLGEAHVAFAEVKLSDTREKALDDFRRAVSRVQEVEECHMIAGNFDYLLKVRTRDIDSYRAILGEKISSLPHVASTSSFVVMETIVDGID; from the coding sequence ATGCTGGAGGAGCTACGCGTCGACGGGCGGCTGTCCGTGACCGAGCTTGCCAACCGCGTCGGCCTGTCCAAGACCCCCTGCCAGTCGCGGCTCAAACGATTGATGGAAAAGGGTTATATCCGCGGTTTTCGCGCCATCGTGGATCAGGGCAAACTGGGAGAGGCGCATGTCGCCTTTGCCGAGGTCAAGCTGTCCGACACGCGCGAAAAGGCGCTGGACGATTTTCGCCGGGCGGTGAGTCGCGTGCAGGAGGTCGAGGAGTGTCACATGATCGCTGGCAACTTCGACTACCTGCTGAAAGTGCGGACCCGCGACATCGACAGCTATCGTGCGATTCTGGGCGAGAAAATCAGCAGCCTGCCCCACGTTGCCAGCACGTCGAGCTTCGTGGTGATGGAGACCATCGTCGACGGGATCGACTGA